From the genome of Ptychodera flava strain L36383 chromosome 20, AS_Pfla_20210202, whole genome shotgun sequence, one region includes:
- the LOC139120289 gene encoding uncharacterized protein isoform X3, whose amino-acid sequence MAQVYPTVLDKPLCIIGGGVALRHAGNHNSHAGSPNSNAAMKQPSRVGNKSYHHPPCTPRPYQTALPKLGDNLKKNGIRGFAVFGMHKALHNGSHLSAGDHGERADGERFRHSARGKLETGRSEDYYAFDSLPIEEFRQGGFSLMVRGGNSSSSFPTSRSVRSVCSSEDLIVTSIKLSRDGEDESVMKIDRKRTLSKHDGCSSDSEQSFLEEISPGRFLINGKEVRMPDVPPPSMRSYYKPYTTQSHSKATPRSNFERLRRPQRTSPRPRTFCANRDEEATDPPQFVPIQLTKTNKVTVAFENYLNTNAKPKSAKLHRRPDARLGSPTKNRDSEIDDKLELAATPKVHFDVKSIIKKYTPGGQQTLAGRIVDSTDLTVALNRESEQPSDRQNGDDAVGFSDNLGFESDEISKAALINQWLDDCIDQQQKSKKTLVLSFPSIGEEVEEAEGEEEEEEEEEE is encoded by the exons ATGGCCCAAGTATATCCTACAGTTTTAG ACAAGCCATTGTGTATCATCGGCGGGGGAGTGGCGTTGAGGCATGCAGGGAACCATAACAGTCACGCCGGTAGCCCGAACAGTAACGCAGCCATGAAGCAACCGTCCCGGGTCGGCAACAAGAGCTACCACCATCCGCCATGCACGCCCCGGCCGTACCAGACCGCGCTGCCTAAACTCGGGGACAACCTGAAGAAGAACGGTATCAGAGGGTTCGCCGTGTTCGGCATGCACAAGGCACTGCACAACGGATCCCATCTCTCCGCCGGCGATCACGGAGAAAGGGCCGACGGCGAACGGTTCAGACATTCAGCCAGGGGGAAACTCGAGACGGGTCGTTCAGAAGATTACTACGCCTTCGATAGTCTACCGATTGAGGAATTTCGCCAAGGTGGGTTCAGTTTGATGGTGCGCGGCGGGAACAGCTCTTCAAGTTTCCCGACTTCGCGATCTGTGAGGTCGGTTTGCAGTAGCGAAGATCTCATAGTGACGTCGATAAAGCTCTCCCGGGATGGCGAGGATGAGAGCGTAATGAAAATCGATCGCAAGAGAACGTTGTCAAAGCACGACGGCTGCAGCAGCGATTCTGAACAGTCGTTTCTTGAAGAAATTTCACCGGGGCGTTTCCTGATAAACGGTAAGGAAGTACGGATGCCGGATGTGCCTCCTCCCTCCATGCGAAGTTACTACAAACCCTACACGACTCAGTCCCACAGCAAAGCAACCCCACGTTCCAATTTTGAGAGACTCAGACGACCCCAGCGGACGAGCCCGCGACCTCGAACTTTTTGCGCCAACCGTGACGAAGAGGCGACCGACCCGCCTCAGTTCGTGCCGATTCAGTTGACGAAAACCAACAAAGTCACCGTGGCTTTTGAGAACTACTTGAACACCAACGCTAAACCAAAGAGCGCGAAGTTGCACCGGCGACCGGACGCGCGACTCGGCTCCCCGACCAAAAACAGAGACAGTGAAATCGACGACAAATTGGAGTTGGCGGCGACTCCCAAAGTGCACTTCGACGTAAAATCGATCATAAAGAAATACACTCCGGGAGGACAGCAAACTCTTGCCGGACGTATCGTCGATTCGACGGACTTGACGGTGGCGCTGAATCGTGAGTCCGAACAACCCAGCGATCGGCAAAACGGTGATGATGCCGTGGGTTTTTCGGATAATCTTGGCTTCGAGTCGGATGAAATCTCCAAGGCGGCGCTCATAAACCAGTGGTTGGACGACTGCATTGACCAGCAGCAAAAGAGCAAAAAGACGCTTGTGTTGAGTTTTCCGAGCATAGGGGAGGAAGTTGAGGAGGCAGAAGGggaggaagaggaggaggaggaggaagaagagTAA
- the LOC139120289 gene encoding uncharacterized protein isoform X2 yields the protein MLSKTQERSRQICTTGAICFHQDKPLCIIGGGVALRHAGNHNSHAGSPNSNAAMKQPSRVGNKSYHHPPCTPRPYQTALPKLGDNLKKNGIRGFAVFGMHKALHNGSHLSAGDHGERADGERFRHSARGKLETGRSEDYYAFDSLPIEEFRQGGFSLMVRGGNSSSSFPTSRSVRSVCSSEDLIVTSIKLSRDGEDESVMKIDRKRTLSKHDGCSSDSEQSFLEEISPGRFLINGKEVRMPDVPPPSMRSYYKPYTTQSHSKATPRSNFERLRRPQRTSPRPRTFCANRDEEATDPPQFVPIQLTKTNKVTVAFENYLNTNAKPKSAKLHRRPDARLGSPTKNRDSEIDDKLELAATPKVHFDVKSIIKKYTPGGQQTLAGRIVDSTDLTVALNRESEQPSDRQNGDDAVGFSDNLGFESDEISKAALINQWLDDCIDQQQKSKKTLVLSFPSIGEEVEEAEGEEEEEEEEEE from the coding sequence ACAAGCCATTGTGTATCATCGGCGGGGGAGTGGCGTTGAGGCATGCAGGGAACCATAACAGTCACGCCGGTAGCCCGAACAGTAACGCAGCCATGAAGCAACCGTCCCGGGTCGGCAACAAGAGCTACCACCATCCGCCATGCACGCCCCGGCCGTACCAGACCGCGCTGCCTAAACTCGGGGACAACCTGAAGAAGAACGGTATCAGAGGGTTCGCCGTGTTCGGCATGCACAAGGCACTGCACAACGGATCCCATCTCTCCGCCGGCGATCACGGAGAAAGGGCCGACGGCGAACGGTTCAGACATTCAGCCAGGGGGAAACTCGAGACGGGTCGTTCAGAAGATTACTACGCCTTCGATAGTCTACCGATTGAGGAATTTCGCCAAGGTGGGTTCAGTTTGATGGTGCGCGGCGGGAACAGCTCTTCAAGTTTCCCGACTTCGCGATCTGTGAGGTCGGTTTGCAGTAGCGAAGATCTCATAGTGACGTCGATAAAGCTCTCCCGGGATGGCGAGGATGAGAGCGTAATGAAAATCGATCGCAAGAGAACGTTGTCAAAGCACGACGGCTGCAGCAGCGATTCTGAACAGTCGTTTCTTGAAGAAATTTCACCGGGGCGTTTCCTGATAAACGGTAAGGAAGTACGGATGCCGGATGTGCCTCCTCCCTCCATGCGAAGTTACTACAAACCCTACACGACTCAGTCCCACAGCAAAGCAACCCCACGTTCCAATTTTGAGAGACTCAGACGACCCCAGCGGACGAGCCCGCGACCTCGAACTTTTTGCGCCAACCGTGACGAAGAGGCGACCGACCCGCCTCAGTTCGTGCCGATTCAGTTGACGAAAACCAACAAAGTCACCGTGGCTTTTGAGAACTACTTGAACACCAACGCTAAACCAAAGAGCGCGAAGTTGCACCGGCGACCGGACGCGCGACTCGGCTCCCCGACCAAAAACAGAGACAGTGAAATCGACGACAAATTGGAGTTGGCGGCGACTCCCAAAGTGCACTTCGACGTAAAATCGATCATAAAGAAATACACTCCGGGAGGACAGCAAACTCTTGCCGGACGTATCGTCGATTCGACGGACTTGACGGTGGCGCTGAATCGTGAGTCCGAACAACCCAGCGATCGGCAAAACGGTGATGATGCCGTGGGTTTTTCGGATAATCTTGGCTTCGAGTCGGATGAAATCTCCAAGGCGGCGCTCATAAACCAGTGGTTGGACGACTGCATTGACCAGCAGCAAAAGAGCAAAAAGACGCTTGTGTTGAGTTTTCCGAGCATAGGGGAGGAAGTTGAGGAGGCAGAAGGggaggaagaggaggaggaggaggaagaagagTAA
- the LOC139120289 gene encoding uncharacterized protein isoform X1, with product MITKADDSVAVPATVGFDGGSAVGKKDKPLCIIGGGVALRHAGNHNSHAGSPNSNAAMKQPSRVGNKSYHHPPCTPRPYQTALPKLGDNLKKNGIRGFAVFGMHKALHNGSHLSAGDHGERADGERFRHSARGKLETGRSEDYYAFDSLPIEEFRQGGFSLMVRGGNSSSSFPTSRSVRSVCSSEDLIVTSIKLSRDGEDESVMKIDRKRTLSKHDGCSSDSEQSFLEEISPGRFLINGKEVRMPDVPPPSMRSYYKPYTTQSHSKATPRSNFERLRRPQRTSPRPRTFCANRDEEATDPPQFVPIQLTKTNKVTVAFENYLNTNAKPKSAKLHRRPDARLGSPTKNRDSEIDDKLELAATPKVHFDVKSIIKKYTPGGQQTLAGRIVDSTDLTVALNRESEQPSDRQNGDDAVGFSDNLGFESDEISKAALINQWLDDCIDQQQKSKKTLVLSFPSIGEEVEEAEGEEEEEEEEEE from the coding sequence ACAAGCCATTGTGTATCATCGGCGGGGGAGTGGCGTTGAGGCATGCAGGGAACCATAACAGTCACGCCGGTAGCCCGAACAGTAACGCAGCCATGAAGCAACCGTCCCGGGTCGGCAACAAGAGCTACCACCATCCGCCATGCACGCCCCGGCCGTACCAGACCGCGCTGCCTAAACTCGGGGACAACCTGAAGAAGAACGGTATCAGAGGGTTCGCCGTGTTCGGCATGCACAAGGCACTGCACAACGGATCCCATCTCTCCGCCGGCGATCACGGAGAAAGGGCCGACGGCGAACGGTTCAGACATTCAGCCAGGGGGAAACTCGAGACGGGTCGTTCAGAAGATTACTACGCCTTCGATAGTCTACCGATTGAGGAATTTCGCCAAGGTGGGTTCAGTTTGATGGTGCGCGGCGGGAACAGCTCTTCAAGTTTCCCGACTTCGCGATCTGTGAGGTCGGTTTGCAGTAGCGAAGATCTCATAGTGACGTCGATAAAGCTCTCCCGGGATGGCGAGGATGAGAGCGTAATGAAAATCGATCGCAAGAGAACGTTGTCAAAGCACGACGGCTGCAGCAGCGATTCTGAACAGTCGTTTCTTGAAGAAATTTCACCGGGGCGTTTCCTGATAAACGGTAAGGAAGTACGGATGCCGGATGTGCCTCCTCCCTCCATGCGAAGTTACTACAAACCCTACACGACTCAGTCCCACAGCAAAGCAACCCCACGTTCCAATTTTGAGAGACTCAGACGACCCCAGCGGACGAGCCCGCGACCTCGAACTTTTTGCGCCAACCGTGACGAAGAGGCGACCGACCCGCCTCAGTTCGTGCCGATTCAGTTGACGAAAACCAACAAAGTCACCGTGGCTTTTGAGAACTACTTGAACACCAACGCTAAACCAAAGAGCGCGAAGTTGCACCGGCGACCGGACGCGCGACTCGGCTCCCCGACCAAAAACAGAGACAGTGAAATCGACGACAAATTGGAGTTGGCGGCGACTCCCAAAGTGCACTTCGACGTAAAATCGATCATAAAGAAATACACTCCGGGAGGACAGCAAACTCTTGCCGGACGTATCGTCGATTCGACGGACTTGACGGTGGCGCTGAATCGTGAGTCCGAACAACCCAGCGATCGGCAAAACGGTGATGATGCCGTGGGTTTTTCGGATAATCTTGGCTTCGAGTCGGATGAAATCTCCAAGGCGGCGCTCATAAACCAGTGGTTGGACGACTGCATTGACCAGCAGCAAAAGAGCAAAAAGACGCTTGTGTTGAGTTTTCCGAGCATAGGGGAGGAAGTTGAGGAGGCAGAAGGggaggaagaggaggaggaggaggaagaagagTAA
- the LOC139120289 gene encoding uncharacterized protein isoform X4 yields the protein MHRRHYKPLCIIGGGVALRHAGNHNSHAGSPNSNAAMKQPSRVGNKSYHHPPCTPRPYQTALPKLGDNLKKNGIRGFAVFGMHKALHNGSHLSAGDHGERADGERFRHSARGKLETGRSEDYYAFDSLPIEEFRQGGFSLMVRGGNSSSSFPTSRSVRSVCSSEDLIVTSIKLSRDGEDESVMKIDRKRTLSKHDGCSSDSEQSFLEEISPGRFLINGKEVRMPDVPPPSMRSYYKPYTTQSHSKATPRSNFERLRRPQRTSPRPRTFCANRDEEATDPPQFVPIQLTKTNKVTVAFENYLNTNAKPKSAKLHRRPDARLGSPTKNRDSEIDDKLELAATPKVHFDVKSIIKKYTPGGQQTLAGRIVDSTDLTVALNRESEQPSDRQNGDDAVGFSDNLGFESDEISKAALINQWLDDCIDQQQKSKKTLVLSFPSIGEEVEEAEGEEEEEEEEEE from the coding sequence ACAAGCCATTGTGTATCATCGGCGGGGGAGTGGCGTTGAGGCATGCAGGGAACCATAACAGTCACGCCGGTAGCCCGAACAGTAACGCAGCCATGAAGCAACCGTCCCGGGTCGGCAACAAGAGCTACCACCATCCGCCATGCACGCCCCGGCCGTACCAGACCGCGCTGCCTAAACTCGGGGACAACCTGAAGAAGAACGGTATCAGAGGGTTCGCCGTGTTCGGCATGCACAAGGCACTGCACAACGGATCCCATCTCTCCGCCGGCGATCACGGAGAAAGGGCCGACGGCGAACGGTTCAGACATTCAGCCAGGGGGAAACTCGAGACGGGTCGTTCAGAAGATTACTACGCCTTCGATAGTCTACCGATTGAGGAATTTCGCCAAGGTGGGTTCAGTTTGATGGTGCGCGGCGGGAACAGCTCTTCAAGTTTCCCGACTTCGCGATCTGTGAGGTCGGTTTGCAGTAGCGAAGATCTCATAGTGACGTCGATAAAGCTCTCCCGGGATGGCGAGGATGAGAGCGTAATGAAAATCGATCGCAAGAGAACGTTGTCAAAGCACGACGGCTGCAGCAGCGATTCTGAACAGTCGTTTCTTGAAGAAATTTCACCGGGGCGTTTCCTGATAAACGGTAAGGAAGTACGGATGCCGGATGTGCCTCCTCCCTCCATGCGAAGTTACTACAAACCCTACACGACTCAGTCCCACAGCAAAGCAACCCCACGTTCCAATTTTGAGAGACTCAGACGACCCCAGCGGACGAGCCCGCGACCTCGAACTTTTTGCGCCAACCGTGACGAAGAGGCGACCGACCCGCCTCAGTTCGTGCCGATTCAGTTGACGAAAACCAACAAAGTCACCGTGGCTTTTGAGAACTACTTGAACACCAACGCTAAACCAAAGAGCGCGAAGTTGCACCGGCGACCGGACGCGCGACTCGGCTCCCCGACCAAAAACAGAGACAGTGAAATCGACGACAAATTGGAGTTGGCGGCGACTCCCAAAGTGCACTTCGACGTAAAATCGATCATAAAGAAATACACTCCGGGAGGACAGCAAACTCTTGCCGGACGTATCGTCGATTCGACGGACTTGACGGTGGCGCTGAATCGTGAGTCCGAACAACCCAGCGATCGGCAAAACGGTGATGATGCCGTGGGTTTTTCGGATAATCTTGGCTTCGAGTCGGATGAAATCTCCAAGGCGGCGCTCATAAACCAGTGGTTGGACGACTGCATTGACCAGCAGCAAAAGAGCAAAAAGACGCTTGTGTTGAGTTTTCCGAGCATAGGGGAGGAAGTTGAGGAGGCAGAAGGggaggaagaggaggaggaggaggaagaagagTAA
- the LOC139120289 gene encoding uncharacterized protein isoform X5: MKQPSRVGNKSYHHPPCTPRPYQTALPKLGDNLKKNGIRGFAVFGMHKALHNGSHLSAGDHGERADGERFRHSARGKLETGRSEDYYAFDSLPIEEFRQGGFSLMVRGGNSSSSFPTSRSVRSVCSSEDLIVTSIKLSRDGEDESVMKIDRKRTLSKHDGCSSDSEQSFLEEISPGRFLINGKEVRMPDVPPPSMRSYYKPYTTQSHSKATPRSNFERLRRPQRTSPRPRTFCANRDEEATDPPQFVPIQLTKTNKVTVAFENYLNTNAKPKSAKLHRRPDARLGSPTKNRDSEIDDKLELAATPKVHFDVKSIIKKYTPGGQQTLAGRIVDSTDLTVALNRESEQPSDRQNGDDAVGFSDNLGFESDEISKAALINQWLDDCIDQQQKSKKTLVLSFPSIGEEVEEAEGEEEEEEEEEE; the protein is encoded by the coding sequence ATGAAGCAACCGTCCCGGGTCGGCAACAAGAGCTACCACCATCCGCCATGCACGCCCCGGCCGTACCAGACCGCGCTGCCTAAACTCGGGGACAACCTGAAGAAGAACGGTATCAGAGGGTTCGCCGTGTTCGGCATGCACAAGGCACTGCACAACGGATCCCATCTCTCCGCCGGCGATCACGGAGAAAGGGCCGACGGCGAACGGTTCAGACATTCAGCCAGGGGGAAACTCGAGACGGGTCGTTCAGAAGATTACTACGCCTTCGATAGTCTACCGATTGAGGAATTTCGCCAAGGTGGGTTCAGTTTGATGGTGCGCGGCGGGAACAGCTCTTCAAGTTTCCCGACTTCGCGATCTGTGAGGTCGGTTTGCAGTAGCGAAGATCTCATAGTGACGTCGATAAAGCTCTCCCGGGATGGCGAGGATGAGAGCGTAATGAAAATCGATCGCAAGAGAACGTTGTCAAAGCACGACGGCTGCAGCAGCGATTCTGAACAGTCGTTTCTTGAAGAAATTTCACCGGGGCGTTTCCTGATAAACGGTAAGGAAGTACGGATGCCGGATGTGCCTCCTCCCTCCATGCGAAGTTACTACAAACCCTACACGACTCAGTCCCACAGCAAAGCAACCCCACGTTCCAATTTTGAGAGACTCAGACGACCCCAGCGGACGAGCCCGCGACCTCGAACTTTTTGCGCCAACCGTGACGAAGAGGCGACCGACCCGCCTCAGTTCGTGCCGATTCAGTTGACGAAAACCAACAAAGTCACCGTGGCTTTTGAGAACTACTTGAACACCAACGCTAAACCAAAGAGCGCGAAGTTGCACCGGCGACCGGACGCGCGACTCGGCTCCCCGACCAAAAACAGAGACAGTGAAATCGACGACAAATTGGAGTTGGCGGCGACTCCCAAAGTGCACTTCGACGTAAAATCGATCATAAAGAAATACACTCCGGGAGGACAGCAAACTCTTGCCGGACGTATCGTCGATTCGACGGACTTGACGGTGGCGCTGAATCGTGAGTCCGAACAACCCAGCGATCGGCAAAACGGTGATGATGCCGTGGGTTTTTCGGATAATCTTGGCTTCGAGTCGGATGAAATCTCCAAGGCGGCGCTCATAAACCAGTGGTTGGACGACTGCATTGACCAGCAGCAAAAGAGCAAAAAGACGCTTGTGTTGAGTTTTCCGAGCATAGGGGAGGAAGTTGAGGAGGCAGAAGGggaggaagaggaggaggaggaggaagaagagTAA